A single Tachypleus tridentatus isolate NWPU-2018 chromosome 9, ASM421037v1, whole genome shotgun sequence DNA region contains:
- the LOC143226652 gene encoding proteinase inhibitor-like isoform X2, with protein MSRKVLLFVVGILLYVAVTAAKGPFLDCTSPPVTGPCRAEFKRYNYNTRTKQCEPFIYGGCKGNGNRYKSEQDCLDACSGF; from the exons ATGTCTCGAAAAGTATTGTTGTTCGTTGTTGGGATTTTGTTGTACGTCGCAGTTACTGCAG ctAAAGGACCCTTTCTGGACTGTACATCACCTCCAGTAACAGGTCCATGTCGTGCAGAATTTAAACGTTACAATTATAATACAAGAACCAAACAATGTGAACCATTTATATACGGTGGTTGTAAAGGGAATGGAAACCGGTACAAATCTGAACAGGATTGTTTGGATGCTTGTTCAGGTTTCTAA
- the LOC143226652 gene encoding proteinase inhibitor-like isoform X1 — protein sequence MSRKVLLFVVGILLYVAVTAAKGPFLDCTSPPVTGPCRAEFKRYNYNTRTKQCEPFIYGGCKGNGNRYKSEQDCLDACSGSR from the exons ATGTCTCGAAAAGTATTGTTGTTCGTTGTTGGGATTTTGTTGTACGTCGCAGTTACTGCAG ctAAAGGACCCTTTCTGGACTGTACATCACCTCCAGTAACAGGTCCATGTCGTGCAGAATTTAAACGTTACAATTATAATACAAGAACCAAACAATGTGAACCATTTATATACGGTGGTTGTAAAGGGAATGGAAACCGGTACAAATCTGAACAGGATTGTTTGGATGCTTGTTCAG GTTCACGTTAG